One segment of Pseudomonadota bacterium DNA contains the following:
- the rpsL gene encoding 30S ribosomal protein S12: MPTINQLVRLGREVVKKKSSSPALTNCPQKRGVCVRVYTTTPKKPNSALRKVARVRLTNGIEVTTYIPGIGHNLQEHSVVLIRGGRVKDLPGVRYHIIRGSLDASGVANRKKSRSKYGAKRPKQ, translated from the coding sequence ATGCCTACTATTAATCAATTAGTAAGGCTTGGGAGAGAAGTCGTTAAAAAAAAGAGTTCGTCACCGGCGCTCACAAATTGTCCGCAAAAGAGGGGTGTTTGCGTAAGGGTTTATACAACAACTCCTAAAAAACCAAATTCGGCATTGAGAAAAGTTGCCCGTGTGAGATTGACTAATGGTATAGAGGTTACTACATATATACCCGGTATTGGTCACAATCTTCAAGAGCACTCGGTTGTTCTGATAAGGGGCGGAAGGGTTAAGGATTTACCTGGCGTCAGATATCATATAATCAGGGGATCGCTTGATGCAAGCGGTGTTGCAAACAGAAAGAAAAGCAGATCCAAGTACGGTGCAAAAAGACCTAAACAGTAG